In Bacteroidales bacterium, the DNA window TGTGCATACACTTTGAATGAATCGTATCTTTTTTCAAAATTCAAATCATTGAAATTAATCTTGCCATAATTCGATGCTATCGATGCTACACTTATAATTCGGGCTTTGGGTGCAGCTTTAAGGTTTTCGAGCAAAAGATTTGTAAGAAGAAAATAAGCTAAATGATTTACGGCAAAGGTCAATTCAAAACCATCAATAGTTGTTATTCGTTTATGATTAATTCCTCCTGCATTGTTAACAAGTACGTTGATAACCGGGAATTTTGTTTTTATTTCTATTGCCAGTTTTCTTATTTCTGCTTGTGATGAAAGATCGGCAATGAATAATTCAATTTTATTATTTTTTGTTTTTTCAATAATTGATTTTAAAACGGTTTCTCCTTTTTCCCTGTTGCGGCATACCAGTCCAAGGGTAGCTCCCATGCCTGCCAGAGCAACAGCTGTTGCCAGTCCCATCCCTGAAGTTGCGCCTGTAATAATGCAGATTTTGTCTTTCATAGTTTTTATGATAAGTAGACAAGGCATAAGTAGTAAGTTACTTC includes these proteins:
- a CDS encoding SDR family oxidoreductase, whose amino-acid sequence is MKDKICIITGATSGMGLATAVALAGMGATLGLVCRNREKGETVLKSIIEKTKNNKIELFIADLSSQAEIRKLAIEIKTKFPVINVLVNNAGGINHKRITTIDGFELTFAVNHLAYFLLTNLLLENLKAAPKARIISVASIASNYGKINFNDLNFEKRYDSFKVYAQSKLANIIFTYELARRLQGTNITANCLHPGMVKTRFATDMKNNYFGFFWKLINPILITAEKGAETAIWLASSPDAEGISGKYFKEKKEIKSIRSSYNPDIQKRLWEISEKFCNL